ACCAACTCGATCCTGGCCAACATGGAAGTGACCGAAGAGGGCTACGACGAGGCGCTGCTGCTCGACGCATCCGGCTTCGTCAGCGAAGGCGCGGGCGAGAACATCTTCATCATCAAGAACGGCGTGGTCTACACGCCCGACCTGTCGGCCGGCGCGCTCAACGGCATCACCCGCAACACGATCTTCCACATTGCCAAGGATCTGGGCCTGGAGGTCGTGCAGAAGCGCATCACCCGCGACGAGGTCTACATCGCCGACGAGGCCTTCTTCACCGGCACCGCCGCCGAAGTGACGCCGATCCGCGAACTCGATCGCATCGAGATCGGCGCCGGCTCGCGCGGCCCGATCACCGAGAAGATCCAGGCGGCGTTCTTCGACATCGTCAACGGCCGCAACCCCCAGTACGCCGAATGGCTGGATCACGTTTGAAGGTTTGAAGGAAAGTCAGCGATGAGCAACGACAAGCAGGCAGTGGTCGAAGTCTTGGCCAAGGATTTGCAAGGCCCCGGCGTGGTGGCGTGCCCGAACCCGAAGATGGCCTTGTGGAGCGCCCATCCGAAGGTCTACATCGACGTGGCCGGCAGCGGTGAAGGCCGCTGCCCGTACTGCGGCACGGTCTACCGGCTCAAGGCCGGCGAGAAGGTCCACGCGCACTGAGCATCCCGACGCGGCCCTTGACGGGCCGCGCCGCATTTGGGCGCGGGCATTCGGCCCGGGGGGTTGCGGGCCGTCGCCGGCCGACCGGTCGATGGTGCAGGCCTTGCGTAAAATCGGCCGCCATGACGCTCAACAACGGCCAGTTCGTACTCACGCTCTCCTGCCCCGACACCAAGGGCATCGTCCACGCGGTTTCAGGCCTGCTCTACCAGGCCGGCTGCAACATCATCGACTCGCAGCAGTTCGGTGACGTGCTCGGCGAAGACGCCACCGGCCTGTTCTTCATGCGGGTGCACTTCGAGGCGCCGCCGCACCTGGGCGACGCGGCCATGCTGCAGAACCTGTTCAGCCACGTGCGCAGCCAGTTCGGCATGCAGGCACGCGTGCACAGCCTGGCGCGCAAGCCGCGCCTGCTGCTGATGGTCAGCAAGCACGGCCATTGCCTCAACGACCTGCTGTTCCGCTGGAAGAGCGGGCAGCTGCCGGTCGACATCCCGGCGATCGTCTCCAACCACCCCGACTTTGCCGACCTGGCCGCCAGCTACGGCATCGCGTTCCACCACCTGCCGCTCAAGGCCGGCGCCGACGCCCAGGCCAAGCGCGCGCAGGAGCGCGAGGTCGAGGCGCTGTTCGAGCGCGAGCAGGTCGACCTGGTGGTGCTGGCGCGCTACATGCAGATCCTGAGCGCCGAGTTCTGCGATTTCCTGGCCGGGCGCGCGATCAACATCCACCACAGCTTCCTGCCCAGCTTCAAGGGCGCCAAGCCGTATTACCAGGCGCACGAACGCGGCGTGAAGCTGATCGGCGCCACGGCGCACTACGTGACGGCCGATCTCGACGAGGGGCCGATCATCGAGCAGGACGTCGAGCGGGTCGATCACACCCACAGCCCCGAAGACTTCACCGCCGTGGGCCGCGATGTCGAGTCCGTCGTGCTCGCGCGCGCGGTGCGCTGGCACGTCGAGCACCGTGTCCTGCTCAATGGCCGCAAGACGGTCGTTTTCCGGTAGACCGCCCATGAATCGTCCCAAACCCCTCGAGGCCGTCCTGATGGCCACGCCCGATGACACCGAGGCGCAGTTCTACGAGAGCCTGCAGCGCGCCGATCTCGACCGGCTGATGGCGGTCTGGGCCGACGAGGAGGACGTCGCCTGCGTGCATCCGGGCGGCCCGCGCCTGGTGGGCACGCATGCCATCCGCACGGCCTTCGAGGAGCTCTTCGGCCAGGGCCACATCGACACCCGCCCGGCTCAGGTCCGCCGCATGACGCTGGGCAACACCGCCGTGCACCACGTGCTCGAGGAGGTGCGTGTCAACACCGCCGACGGCCCGCGCAGCGGCTATGTGCTGAGCACCAACGTCTACCTGAAGACGCCGCTGGGCTGGCGCATGATCGTCCACCACGCCAGCCCCGGCACGCCGCGCGAGCTGCAGGAGCTGACCGAGTCGACCACCACGCTGCACTGATGCGGGTCGACCGCCCCAGGCTGCAGGCCGCCGCCGATGCGGCGGGGCTGGCCGCAGCGCCGGCGTCGATGCCGGCAACACCCGCCGCGCCCTGGTGGCTGCCGGGCGGACAGAGCCAGACCATCTGGCCGGCGCTGTTCGCGCGCAGCCGGGCCGGCGAAGCGCTGCGCTTTCGTCGTGAACGCTGGTTCACGCCCGATGCCGATTTCATCGACGCCGACTGGCTGGTCGACGATCAGCCCGCGGGCCGCGCGGCCGACATCGGTGTCGTGCCGCACGATGAACCGCACCGGCCGCTGCTGGTGCTGTTCCACGGCCTGGAAGGCAGTTCGCGCAGCCACTATGCGCAGGCCTTTGCCGACTGGGCGCGCCGCAACGGCTGGGCGATGGTGCTGCCGCACTTCCGCGGCTGCTCCGGCGAGCTCAACCTGGCACCACGCGCCTACCACTCGGGCGACCACGTCGAGATCGGCTGGATGCTCGCGCAGGCCCGCCGCGCCCGCCGTGGCCCGGTGGTGGCCGTCGGCGTGTCGCTGGGCGGCAATGCCCTGCTGCGCTGGGCCGAGGAGGCCGGCCACAGCGCGGCGGCGGTGGTCTCGGCGGTGGCTGCGGTGTGCTCGCCGATCGACCTGGCCGCCAGCGGCGAGGCGATCGGACGGGGCCTGAACCGGCTGATCTACACGCCGATGTTCCTGCGCACGATGAAGCCCAAGGCGCTCGCCAAGCTGGCGCAGCATCCCGGCCTGTTCGACCGCGAACGCCTGCTCGCCGCGCGCACGCTGCGTGCGTTCGACAACGTCTTCACCGCCCCGCTGCACGGCTATCGCGACACCGACGACTACTGGCGGCGCGCCTCGGCCAAGCCGGCGCTCGACGACATCCGCATCCCTGCCCTGGTGCTCAATGCCCTCAACGACCCCTTCGTGCCCGCGGCCAGCCTGCCACGCACGATGCCGCCGGGCAGCGCGGTCACGCTCTGGCAGAGCGCCGACGGCGGGCATGTCGGCTTCGCCAGCGGCGCGTTTCCGGCGCAGGTGACCGATCTGCCCGATGCCGTGATGGCCTGGATGCAAGCCGGGTTGCCACGCCGACCTCCGGCTGCCGCGGCGGCGGTTGAGGCAAGATCGACGCATGGATGACATCGTCAAGGCGGCACTGAAGAAATGGCCCGCCGTGCCGGCCTGCCGCGGCTGGCTGGCCCTGGATGCGCGTGGCGACTGGTATCTGCGCGACGAGCAGGTCCAGGCACACGGGCCGTTTCCGCAGGCCAAGGGCAGCCGCATCGTGCACGACAAGCTGCGCCAGTTCATCGAACGCAACTACGAGTCCGATGCCGACGGCTGCTGGTACTTCCAGAACGGGCCGCAGCGTGTCTAC
This portion of the Leptothrix cholodnii SP-6 genome encodes:
- a CDS encoding zinc-finger domain-containing protein; the protein is MSNDKQAVVEVLAKDLQGPGVVACPNPKMALWSAHPKVYIDVAGSGEGRCPYCGTVYRLKAGEKVHAH
- the purU gene encoding formyltetrahydrofolate deformylase, which encodes MTLNNGQFVLTLSCPDTKGIVHAVSGLLYQAGCNIIDSQQFGDVLGEDATGLFFMRVHFEAPPHLGDAAMLQNLFSHVRSQFGMQARVHSLARKPRLLLMVSKHGHCLNDLLFRWKSGQLPVDIPAIVSNHPDFADLAASYGIAFHHLPLKAGADAQAKRAQEREVEALFEREQVDLVVLARYMQILSAEFCDFLAGRAINIHHSFLPSFKGAKPYYQAHERGVKLIGATAHYVTADLDEGPIIEQDVERVDHTHSPEDFTAVGRDVESVVLARAVRWHVEHRVLLNGRKTVVFR
- a CDS encoding YybH family protein, which codes for MNRPKPLEAVLMATPDDTEAQFYESLQRADLDRLMAVWADEEDVACVHPGGPRLVGTHAIRTAFEELFGQGHIDTRPAQVRRMTLGNTAVHHVLEEVRVNTADGPRSGYVLSTNVYLKTPLGWRMIVHHASPGTPRELQELTESTTTLH
- a CDS encoding YheT family hydrolase; this encodes MPATPAAPWWLPGGQSQTIWPALFARSRAGEALRFRRERWFTPDADFIDADWLVDDQPAGRAADIGVVPHDEPHRPLLVLFHGLEGSSRSHYAQAFADWARRNGWAMVLPHFRGCSGELNLAPRAYHSGDHVEIGWMLAQARRARRGPVVAVGVSLGGNALLRWAEEAGHSAAAVVSAVAAVCSPIDLAASGEAIGRGLNRLIYTPMFLRTMKPKALAKLAQHPGLFDRERLLAARTLRAFDNVFTAPLHGYRDTDDYWRRASAKPALDDIRIPALVLNALNDPFVPAASLPRTMPPGSAVTLWQSADGGHVGFASGAFPAQVTDLPDAVMAWMQAGLPRRPPAAAAAVEARSTHG